A window of Citrus sinensis cultivar Valencia sweet orange chromosome 7, DVS_A1.0, whole genome shotgun sequence contains these coding sequences:
- the LOC112495641 gene encoding uncharacterized protein LOC112495641, producing the protein MVNPIPETFRKLWDNWNIRGVILFSLSLQTVLILFAPLRKGTGSKLIISVIWSAYLLADWAANFGVGLITERARDTPEPSIPAENNELLAFWAPFLLLHVGGPDTITAFALEDNELWLRHLFGLAFQAVAVVYIFLLSLPGNKLLFPTVLVFIAGMIKSFERIRTLHLASQEKFRDSTARKFVEHRLNVIKEGADYLDAASQYFQFFKGIVVDLLHHFHAYGLAIIGPSFGSFGPEKALGIIEVELNLFYEIFHTKIQVICSLLGIILRFTSLGSVVAALSIFYFRVEKHGRFNEFDVRVTYTLFLGAIALDIIAFFMLIFSDWTFTVLRNDDVKSRFGKFSNLIVAVLRWFLILKNPRWQHSHDSGKYELLATPFPFRRWSGSVSGISVMTFWLNARPGRVHKVKSCWQLACQNVIRKLGIDGIIACTVNAIDGCIHSCGIHKIFQNIALATNKVIYFLYKIMAELGFLTEKLIALLGLGDVVLLRRIKRSQSHEPLLKEMWKFIFSEIKEKADDANDPEAGNSGICSASGSCTLKKLANARVQEITERKTEDVPELPASVVLWHLATDLLYYTNEEVSIQKTKDAREFSKILSDYMFYLLLVKPTMLNIAATLMKLVAQILFDLSDRKIRSVKKICEKIMLKDNDIKELHDAADLVQELKKFEEDKRWELVSKVWVELLCYGAIRCRTRAHTQQVTSGGELITFVWVLMHHFELVKPQV; encoded by the coding sequence atgGTTAATCCAATCCCTGAAACTTTCAGGAAATTATGGGATAACTGGAACATAAGAGGTGTAATCTTGTTCAGTCTTTCATTACAAACGGTCTTAATTCTGTTTGCTCCCCTCCGAAAAGGCACCGGCAGTAAGCTGATCATCTCCGTAATCTGGTCAGCTTACCTTCTCGCGGACTGGGCTGCCAATTTTGGCGTTGGACTCATCACTGAAAGAGCAAGAGATACTCCTGAACCTTCGATCCCTGCAGAGAACAATGAGCTTTTAGCATTTTGGGCTCCATTTCTGCTGTTACACGTCGGTGGTCCAGACACTATAACTGCTTTTGCACTTGAAGATAACGAACTCTGGCTCAGGCACTTGTTTGGACTCGCATTCCAGGCTGTTGCCGTTGTTTATATCTTCCTCCTGTCACTTCCCGGAAACAAGCTTTTGTTTCCAACAGTACTCGTGTTTATTGCTGGAATgataaaaagttttgagaGGATTCGTACTTTGCATCTTGCAAGCCAGGAGAAATTTCGAGACTCAACTGCTAGAAAATTCGTGGAGCACAGGTTAAATGTGATAAAGGAAGGCGCGGATTATCTGGATGCGGCTAGCCAATACTTCCAATTTTTCAAAGGGATAGTTGTCGATCTCTTGCACCACTTCCATGCATATGGACTTGCTATTATAGGTCCATCATTTGGTAGTTTTGGTCCAGAAAAGGCCTTGGGAATAATTGAAGTTGAACTCAACTTGTTTTACGAAATTTTCCACACCAAGATCCAGGTAATATGCTCTTTATTGGGAATTATTTTGCGGTTCACATCGCTTGGGTCTGTTGTGGCAGCcctttcaattttctatttccGAGTTGAGAAGCATGGCCGTTTCAATGAGTTTGATGTTCGAGTTACATATACCTTGTTCTTGGGTGCCATTGCCCTTGACATCATAGCTTTCTTCATGCTCATTTTCTCCGATTGGACGTTTACTGTTCTCCGGAATGATGACGTTAAATCAAGATTTGGAAAGTTCAGCAACCTCATAGTTGCTGTTCTCCGGTGGTTTCTTATTCTCAAGAACCCACGGTGGCAGCATTCACATGATAGTGGCAAGTACGAGTTGTTGGCTACACCTTTCCCGTTTCGCAGGTGGTCTGGTTCTGTATCAGGAATCAGCGTGATGACATTTTGGCTGAATGCACGTCCAGGCAGAGTACACAAAGTCAAGAGTTGTTGGCAACTTGCCTGCCAGAATGTCATTCGTAAATTGGGCATTGATGGAATCATTGCATGTACGGTCAATGCAATAGATGGTTGCATTCATAGCTGTGGCATCCATAAAATCTTTCAGAATATAGCCCTTGCCACAAACAAGGTTATCTATTTTCTGTACAAAATCATGGCAGAATTAGGCTTTTTGACAGAGAAACTCATTGCTCTGTTAGGCCTAGGTGATGTTGTGCTTCTGAGAAGAATCAAAAGATCTCAATCCCATGAGCCATTATTGAAAGAAATGTGgaagtttatattttctgaaattaAGGAAAAAGCTGACGACGCAAATGATCCAGAGGCGGGGAATAGTGGAATATGTTCAGCTTCAGGCAGTTGTACTCTGAAGAAATTGGCAAATGCTCGTGTCCAGGAAATCACAGAAAGGAAAACAGAAGATGTACCTGAACTTCCTGCAAGTGTTGTATTATGGCACCTCGCTACCGATCTCCTTTACTACACTAATGAGGAAGTCTCAattcaaaagacaaaagatgCTAGAGAATTCAGCAAGATCCTCTCTGATTACATGTTCTATCTTTTACTAGTGAAGCCTACCATGCTGAATATTGCGGCAACTTTGATGAAATTAGTGGcgcaaattttatttgatttatcgGACCGAAAAATAAGATCGGTCAAGAAAATCTGTGAAAAAATCATGCTCAAAGACAACGATATAAAAGAACTGCATGATGCAGCAGATTTGGTCCAGGAGCTTAAAAAATTCGAGGAGGACAAGAGATGGGAGCTAGTGAGCAAAGTGTGGGTGGAGTTGTTGTGTTATGGAGCAATTCGTTGCAGAACAAGGGCACATACCCAACAAGTTACCAGTGGTGGGGAGCTTATTACTTTTGTTTGGGTGTTGATGCATCACTTTGAGCTTGTCAAACCACAAGTTTGA